The Trichosurus vulpecula isolate mTriVul1 chromosome 4, mTriVul1.pri, whole genome shotgun sequence genome contains a region encoding:
- the GPBAR1 gene encoding G-protein coupled bile acid receptor 1, producing MMAFNTTRQKAGPILQVGLWFSLTLAGLIVGANLLLAVGIARDRRLRSPPAGCFFLSLLMAGLFTGLALPILPGLWSHGRHDYWPCLLLHLAPNFSFLSLLANLLLVHSERYLAILRPLSPPRGTRWALLVAWAAPLLFASLPVIGWNHWAPDANCTSQAIFPAPYLYLEVYGLLLPSVVAAALLSARVLATARHQLQDICRLERAVCRDAPSALARTLAWRQAKAQAGATLLFGLCWGPYIVALLLSVLAFENRPPLGPGTLLALNSLGSTSAAVVPVAMGLGDRRYTAPWRKAVLRFWAVLQRTATHRRRQPGPEATSQDGSRRRGND from the coding sequence ATGATGGCATTCAACACCACAAGGCAGAAGGCAGGCCCCATTCTCCAAGTTGGGCTTTGGTTTTCCCTCACACTGGCAGGCCTTATTGTTGGTGCCAACCTACTCTTGGCAGTGGGAATTGCCCGAGACCGCCGCCTTCGAAGCCCTCCTGCTGGCTGCTTCTTCCTAAGCCTGCTGATGGCCGGACTGTTCACAGGGTTGGCCCTACCCATCCTGCCTGGGCTATGGAGTCACGGTAGGCACGATTACTGGCCCTGCCTTCTCCTCCACCTCGCCCCcaacttctccttcctctctctgctcGCCAACCTTCTTCTGGTGCATAGTGAACGCTATTTGGCCATTCTGAGGCCCCTGAGCCCTCCCCGAGGAACACGCTGGGCCCTTCTGGTGGCATGGGCTGCTCCCCTACTCTTTGCCAGCCTGCCTGTCATAGGCTGGAATCACTGGGCACCTGATGCCAACTGCACATCCCAGGCCATCTTCCCTGCCCCTTACCTCTACCTCGAAGTTTACGGCCTTCTCTTACCCTCTGTGGTGGCTGCTGCCCTCCTCTCTGCCCGGGTACTGGCCACTGCCCGGCACCAGCTTCAGGATATCTGTCGCCTAGAAAGGGCAGTGTGTCGTGACGCCCCTTCAGCACTGGCACGGACCCTGGCCTGGCGCCAGGCAAAGGCACAGGCAGGTGCCACACTACTATTTGGGCTGTGCTGGGGCCCATATATTGTTGCACTCCTTCTCTCAGTGTTGGCATTTGAGAATCGACCCCCCCTAGGGCCTGGCACCCTCCTGGCACTCAACTCTTTGGGCAGTACCAGTGCTGCTGTCGTACCTGTAGCTATGGGGCTTGGGGACCGGAGATACACAGCCCCTTGGAGGAAAGCTGTGCTGAGATTCTGGGCAGTACTCCAGAGAACAGCCACCCATCGCAGACGCCAGCCCGGACCTGAAGCCacaagccaagatggcagcaggcgCAGGGGAAATGACTAA